In Perca flavescens isolate YP-PL-M2 chromosome 7, PFLA_1.0, whole genome shotgun sequence, the following proteins share a genomic window:
- the LOC114558253 gene encoding PDZ domain-containing protein 4: MHSNPQAQPLPAGSVVAVAPAITLVKVAGFREIHKGQKQSWSESGEVEAKGVKMRDKVNGKDLSCLSGDPTLDIRDPVLSNILRRGARRRAGLAGAPGGLVPVTMGMADCVDSCTQTDISFQHMLTLGKSSQHPCGAPPPPDPPPSPPLPPLLEPYLLNELFIEPVYYDPTDYFDITHHEVDRQDELEYEEVELYKSRQQDKLGLTVCYRTDEEEDLGIYVGEVNPNSIAAIDGRIRKGDRILQINGVDIQDREEAVAILTREDSTNVSLLLARPEIENDNQLDPDELELEPLDNAVHLSSSHRVWNGTSVLGAGPGSVAGGGVLGSNGRSMNRDSPDLLQTVLSNSQELDSGVGRTDESTRYEESSEHDLLGDDHTSASNTNATNTPGSMRKFLSGRGDTPPLLHSQDLQFSTDSLLGLDCVYGGGLEQVERLERAYAADPVRMMMMPGLTEEECERYKELLEIKCYYERNSNALMLLEGQGPAEEEGGVSLDVNRNESLTQHEMALLEEELRHLEFKCRNILRAQKMQQLRERCLKAWPLEEKNGASAGAGAGAGRLDISGTLVSEDSCHHALSDINELPERERSDKDSTSAYNTGGESCRSTPVVNEQYPSPSSQSQEGGEPLLPAGMQLPTSTRQRERGTRAERGDRTQANLNQPYSPHSHRRRAEAKTSSPGAKVRSLSRDRGTRRGSDGEVRRNPKANGTGERTGGYSADNSPYLSRRQTDTKPPQHYLSCMQLRSPSTSERLGGLRDAAREGSMETWGDASPMSLGSTCKDVAQAPGAVPMSPPLPPASPRMEWKVKIRSDGSRYVAKRPVRDRLLKARAMKIREERSGMTTDDDAVSEMKMGRYWSKEERKQQLLKAREQRRRREFMMQSRLDCLREREREQGGSGGGQQATTQQQEPTSILELCHRRSMKKRSRRILDNWITIQELLAHGTRSADGKKVYNPLLSVTTV; encoded by the exons GTGAATGGAAAGGATCTGTCCTGCCTTTCCGGGGATCCCACCCTGGACATACGGGACCCCGTGCTGTCCAACATACTGAGGCGGGGGGCCCGCAGACGCGCAGGCCTAGCGGGAGCCCCTGGAGGGTTAGTGCCAGTGACCATGGGCATGGCCGACTGTGTAGACAGCTGCACCCAAACAGACATCAGCTTCCAGCATATGTTGACTCTGGGCAAGAGCAGCCAGCATCCCTGTGGAGCTCCACCCCCCCCCGACCCTCCACCGTCGCCTCCACTGCCGCCGTTACTGGAGCCATATCTACTCAATGAACT CTTTATAGAGCCTGTATACTACGACCCCACTGACTACTTTGATATCACTCATCATGAAGTGGACAGGCAGGATGAGCTGGAATATGAG GAGGTGGAGTTGTATAAGTCTCGTCAGCAGGATAAACTCGGGCTGACAGTGTGTTACAGAACCGATGAGGAGGAGGACCTGGGAATATATGTAGGAGAG GTGAACCCAAACAGTATCGCTGCAATAGACGGACGCATTCGCAAGGGAGACAGAATACTGCAG aTAAATGGAGTGGACATCCAGGACAGAGAGGAGGCAGTAGCTATTCTCACCAGAGAGGACAGCACTAATGTCTCTCTGCTCCTTGCACGACCTGAAATAGAG AATGACAACCAGCTTGACCCAGACGAGTTGGAGTTGGAGCCACTGGACAACGCTGTTCATCTGTCCAGCAGCCACAGAGTGTGGAACGGCACCTCCGTTCTGGGTGCTGGACCAGGCAGTGTTGCTGGCGGGGGTGTACTAGGCAGCAATGGCCGCTCCATGAACAGGGATTCACCTGATTTGCTCCAGACGGTGCTGAGCAACAGCCAGGAGCTGGACAGCGGGGTGGGCCGTACAGATGAAAGCACACGCTACGAGGAGTCTTCGGAACATGACCTTCTGGGAGACGACCACACCAGTGCCTCCAATACCAACGCCACCAACACGCCTGGCAGCATGCGCAAGTTTCTGTCCGGCCGAGGGGACACTCCGCCCTTGCTGCACTCCCAGGACCTCCAGTTCAGCACGGACTCTCTCTTAGGGCTGGACTGTGTTTATGGAGGAGGGCTGGAACAGGTGGAGCGACTGGAGAGGGCCTACGCGGCCGATCCtgtgaggatgatgatgatgcctgGGCTGACCGAGGAGGAGTGTGAGAGGTACAAAGAGCTCCTGGAAATCAAGTGCTACTATGAGAGGAACAGTAATGCTCTGATGCTGCTGGAAGGTCAGGGGCCGGCAGAAGAGGAAGGCGGCGTCTCACTGGATGTGAACAGGAACGAGAGCTTGACGCAGCATGAGATGGCCCTTCTGGAAGAAGAACTGCGCCACTTGGAGTTCAAGTGTCGCAACATCCTGAGGGCACAGAAGATGCAGCAGCTGAGGGAGCGTTGTCTGAAGGCTTGGCCTCTCGAGGAGAAGAATGGAGCGAGTGCAGGGGCTGGAGCAGGAGCTGGACGCTTAGACATCAGCGGCACTTTGGTCAGTGAGGACTCCTGTCACCACGCTTTGTCAGACATCAACGAGCTCCCAGAAAGGGAGCGCTCAGATAAGGACAGCACGAGTGCCTACAACACTGGAGGGGAAAGTTGCAGGAGCACCCCTGTGGTCAATGAACAGTATCCTTCACCTTCTTCGCAGAGCCAGGAGGGAGGAGAACCCCTTCTCCCAGCAGGTATGCAGCTACCGACCTCCactagacagagagagagagggaccaGGGCCGAAAGAGGGGACAGGACCCAAGCAAACCTCAACCAGCCCTACTCTCCCCACAGTCACAGGAGACGAGCCGAGGCGAAGACATCCAGCCCCGGGGCTAAGGTTAGGTCCCTGTCCCGGGACAGAGGAACCAGGCGGGGCTCAGACGGAGAGGTGAGACGTAACCCCAAAGCCAATGGGACAGGTGAGAGGACCGGGGGATACAGTGCGGACAACAGCCCTTACCTGTCCCGCCGTCAGACTGACACAAAGCCGCCTCAGCACTACCTGAGCTGCATGCAGCTGAGGTCTCCCTCCACCTCTGAGCGGCTTGGTGGACTCAGAGATGCTGCCAGAGAGGGCAGCATGGAGACTTGGGGCGACGCCAGCCCAATGAGCTTGGGTAGCACATGTAAAGATGTCGCCCAAGCCCCAGGAGCTGTACCTATGTCCCCTCCATTGCCGCCTGCCTCCCCTCGTATGGAGTGGAAGGTGAAGATCCGCAGCGATGGCTCTCGCTACGTGGCCAAGCGGCCTGTGAGGGATCGCCTCCTGAAGGCACGCGCCATGAAGATCAGAGAGGAGCGCAGCGGCATGACAACGGATGATGATGCTGTGAGCGAAATGAAGATGGGCCGTTACTGGAGCAAAGAGGAGCGCAAGCAGCAGCTGCTGAAGGCCCGAGAGCAGCGGCGGCGCCGGGAGTTCATGATGCAGAGCCGTCTCGACTGTTTGAGAGAGCGGGAGCGGGAGCAGGGTGGCAGCGGCGGAGGACAGCAGGCGACCACGCAGCAGCAGGAACCAACCTCCATCCTGGAGCTGTGCCACCGGAGGAGCATGAAGAAGCGGAGTCGCAGAATCCTGGACAACTGGATCACCATACAAGAGCTACTGGCCCATGGGACCAGGTCTGCTGATGGGAAGAAAGTATATAACCCCCTGCTGTCCGTCACCACAGTCTGA